Part of the Streptomyces sp. WMMC500 genome is shown below.
GACCTTCGCGTCAGCCATCGTGCACCGGCTCCTTCGCCACGCCGTCCGCCTGCGCCGGGGTCCGCGCCCCCGCCAGCCCCAGCAGTCCCCCGACCGCATCCACGGCCCGCCGCACCTCACGCGGCGGCAGCAGCCCCGCCGCCCGCCCGGCGGCGAAGTCGGCGAACGCCGCCACCGTCGAGTACTCCGGCGTGAAGCCCAGCAGTTCACGCATCTGCGTCGTCTCCACGACCCGGCCGTGGGTCAGCAGCCGGATCTGCTCCGGCGAGAAGTCCGTCATCCCGGCCGAGCGCAGCGCCGACCCGACCCAGGTCACCGCGGGCAGCGGCACCGGGACCGTGGGGCGGCCGAGGCGCCGGGCGGCCTGGGAGAGCAGCAGCACGCCCTCGCCCGCGATGTTGAACGTGCCGCTGTTGATGGTGCCCCGGCGCGGCTCGCCCGCCGCGAGCAGCAGCACGTCGAGGACATCGTCCTCGTGGACGAACTGGAGCCGCGGGTCGTAGCCGAGGACGGTGGGCAGCGCCGGCAGCGCCAGGTACTCGGCGAGCGGCGTGTCCACGCGCGGGCCCAGGATGTTGGCGAACCGCAGCACGCACACGGCGACGTCCGGGCGGCGCCGGGCGAACCCGCGCACGTACCCCTCGACCTCCACCGCGTCCTTCGCGAACCCGCCGCTGGGCAGCGCCTTGGGCGGGGTGCTCTCGGTGAACACGGCGGGGTCGCGCGGCGCAGAGCCGTAGACGCTGGTGGTGGACTTCACGACGAGCCGCCGCACGCGCGGCGCCTGCTGGCAGGCGCCGAGCAGTTGCATGGACCCGATGACGTTGTTCTCCTTGACCGCCGCCCGGCCGCCGCGCGCGAGCGGCGTGCCGGTGACGTCCATGTGCATCACCGTGTCGACGCCGTGCTCGACGAGGATCCGGGCGAGCACGGGATGGCGGATGTCCGCGGGCACGAAGTCGGCGCCGCCGAGCTGGTGCTCCGGCGCCCGGGCGTCGACACCGATGACGCGGTCGACGTCCGGCTCACGCAGCAGCCGGCGGACCAACCGCCCGACGAGGGGGCGGGCGACGCCGGTGACGAGCACGGTCCTGCCCACTGGCCTCGCCTTCCTCTCCCTGCCTGCCCGCACGCTCGCCCCACCGTATACGCAGGAGAACGCGGGACCACGCGCCACCACGCACAACCGCCGCCCACCCGCCGGAAAGGGCGGATGGACGGCGGGACGGGTGCGGGCTACCGCTACTTCTTGTTGCGGCGCTGCACTCGCGTGCGCTTCAGCAGCTTGCGGTGCTTCTTCTTCGCCATCCGCTTACGCCGCTTCTTGATCACAGAGCCCACGGGTACCCTCGCTCACTTCTCTCCGTCGGGGTGGGCGGGCAAGGGCCCACACGTCTTACAGGGGCCCAAGCCTACCCGGGCGAACAGGATTGACGTAATCGAGGGTGCGCAACCAGTCGGACCCGTCAGGCGGATTCCACCCCCACATACGACTCGCGGAGGTATTCGTGCACGGCCTGCTCCGGCACCCGGAAGGACCTCCCCACCCGGATCGCCGGCAGATGGCCGCTGTGCACCAATCGGTACACGGTCATCTTGGACACACGCATCACCGCGGCTACTTCGGCCACGGTCAGGAACACAACCTCGTTGAGAGGCTTATCGCTTGCAGCCATGACACACCTGAACCTTCCGCACATGACGGACACCGGCTTCCCCTCCGGTGCCTCCTCCTCGCATGCGCGCTCCTCCCCAGATTAGGGGCGGGTGATGCAAGTGGGGAAGAGGAGTAGCGATCGCATGGCTACAGTGACAGACGGGCGTGTTTGAGCACATAGTCGGCCACCGGCCCGTAGCTGTCCGGTTGCACAGAGTCATCAAGAGGCACCACAACGGACAGTCGGCCCTCCACCTGGGCGACGAAGAGTGCCGGGTCGTCCGCGTCCGCCAGACCGATGGCCTCGATGCCCAACTGACCAGCCCCGCAGGCCCATCCGTGGTCCCCCACCACCAGCCCCGGCAGCGCCCCGCCCGTCGTCGCCGCGGCACCGAGTGCCGCACGCAGGGGAAGCGGAGAGTGAGTATGGACCCCCCTGGTCGCGGGCGGGGCGGAGGGCTCCGGGTCGCCCAGAACGGCAACACTCCCGGGGTAGTTGAGGCGGTATGTACGTACGCCGAATCGGGTCGTTATGTCGACATCTCTGCCCTCACCGGGGGTGAGAACAACGCACCCAGCCGCCGAGAGCGCCGCAGCCAAGGGGGCGTAGAAGCCGAGGAGGCGATCGGGATGGCCGGTCCCGAACAGCACCGCCTCGCCGTCCCGTACGGCGTCGCTCAGCCGCTCCGCGAAGGCGTGCAGGGCGGCGATCGTACGGTCCGGATCGATGACCTCGGTGCCCGAGATCCGGCCCGGATCCCCGCTCGTACCGCAGCGTTCGGCCATCAGCCGCAGCAACTCGGCCACCGACCAGTCGCGTTCCGGTTCCAGGCCGAGCAGCACCCGGGGGTCGCGGGCGGCGAACTGCTGATACCTGCGGAGGCTCTTGTCGCGGCTCGTCGCCACCGGCCCGGCGATCCCGGTCGCCAGCAGATGCCTACGCAAGAAGGGTGCGTCGGTCAACACCCGACCCACTCTGGCCGCCTTTACGGGGAGAACGGGCGACTTCGCGAATATTTCGCCCACAAGAAAGCAGACGGCGGGGGACGGGTCCGTCAGGGCAGCAGCCCGTGCGCCGGGAACACCGTCCGCCGCGCGGCACGCACCGCACGGTCCAGCGGCGACGCCGGGTCGTACCCCGCCTCCCAGTCCGCCCAGGAGGCGTCCCGCCCGTCCGTCATCCGGTACGGCGCCTGCTGCCCGGTCCGCCGCGCCGCCTCGGCCCGCCAGACCTCGGGCACCTCCGTCACCGGGGAGACGGGCCGGCCGGCGGAGATGGCACACAGGTGGGCCCAGGAGCGCGGTACGACGTCCACGACGGCGTACCCTCCCCCGCCGAGAGAGAGCCACCGGCCGTCCGCGTACTCGTGCGCCAGGGCGTGGCAGGTCTCCATGACCGCACGCTGCGCGTCCAGGCTGACGGCGAGGTGCGCCAGCGGGTCCTCGGCGTGCGTGTCGGCCCCGTGCTGCGTCACGAGCACCTGAGGGCCCCACGACCTCAGCAGCTCCGGCACGACGGCGTGGAACGCCCGCAGCCACCCCGCGTCCCCGGTCCCGGCCGGCAGCGCCACGTTGACCGCCTGCCCCTCGGCCCCGGACCCGCCCGTCTCCTCGGGCCAACCGGTCTGGGGGAAGAGCGTGCTGGGGTGCTCGTGCAGGGACACGGTCAGCACCCGCGGGTCGTCCCAGAACGCCGCCTGGACGCCGTCCCCGTGGTGCACGTCCACGTCCACGTACGCCACCCGCTCTACGCCCAACTCCAGCAGGCGTGCGATGGCCAGCGCCGCGTCGTTGTAGACACAGAACCCCGAAGCGGCCCCGGGCATCGCGTGATGCAGTCCGCCGGCGAAGTTCACGGCGTGCACGGCCCGCCCCTCCCACACGGCCTCCGCACCCGCGAGGGACTGCCCGGCGATCAGCGCCGACGCCTCGTGCATCCCCATGAACCCCGGAACGTCCATCGTCCCGAGCCCGTACGCCGGATCAGCCGACTCCGGCGCCACGGACGCCTGCCGCACGGCGTCGATGTAGTCCTGCCGGTGCACAAGCCGCAACGTCGAGTCGCCGGCCGCGGGCGCGGCGACGACGTCGACGGCCTTGTCGATCCCCAACTCCTCGACCAGGCGCATGGTCAGCGCCAACCGGACGGGATCCATCGGGTGTTCGGGACCGAAGTCGTAGCCGGTGACTGCCTGGTCCCACATCAGGTGCGCACGGCCGCTCATATCGGCCACCGTAACGCACGAAAGCCGCCCCGCAGAGACCGGGACGGCTTTCATGAAAGATTGTTCGGCGGTGACCTACTCTCCCACACGGTCCCCCATGCAGTACCATCGGCGCGGTCGGGCTTAGCTTCCGGGTTCGGAATGAGACCGGGCGTTTCCCCAACGCTATGACCACCGAAACACTATGAAACAATGCAACCACCACCAGGGGTGGGGGTTGTTGTCTCAGAACCTACACAGTGGACGCAAGCAGCTATGGACAAGCCCTCGGCCTATTAGTACCGGTCACCTCCACCCCTCACAGGGCTTCCAGATCCGGCCTATCAACCCCGTCGTCTACAGGGGGCCTTAACCCCTCATGGGGGTGGGAGTCCTCATCTCGAAGCAGGCTTCCCGCTTAGATGCTTTCAGCGGTTATCCCTCCCGAACGTAGCCAACCAGCCATGCCCTTGGCAGAACAACTGGCACACCAGAGGTCCGTCCGTCCCGGTCCTCTCGTACTAGGGACAGCCCTTCTCAAGACTCCTACGCGCGCAGCGGATAGGGACCGAACTGTCTCACGACGTTCTAAACCCAGCTCGCGTGCCGCTTTAATGGGCGAACAGCCCAACCCTTGGGACCGACTCCAGCCCCAGGATGCGACGAGCCGACATCGAGGTGCCAAACCATCCCGTCGATATGGACTCTTGGGGAAGATCAGCCTGTTATCCCCGGGGTACCTTTTATCCGTTGAGCGACGGCGCTCCCACAAGCCACCGCCGGATCACTAGTCCCTGCTTTCGCACCTGCTCGACCCGTCAGTCTCGCAGTCAAGCTCCCTTGTGCACTTACACTCACCACCTGATGACCAACCAGGCTGAGGGAACCTTTGGGCGCCTCCGTTACCCTTTAGGAGGCAACCGCCCCAGTTAAACTACCCACCAGACACTGTCCCCGATCCGGATCACGGACCCAGGTTAGACATCCAACACGACCAGAGTGGTATTTCAACGACGACTCCACAACCACTGGCGTGGCCGCTTCACAGTCTCCCACCTATCCTACACAAGCCGAACCGAACACCAATATCAAGCTGTAGTAAAGGTCCCGGGGTCTTTCCGTCCTGCTGCGCGAAACGAGCATCTTTACTCGTAATGCAATTTCACCGGGCCTATGGTTGAGACAGTCGAGAAGTCGTTACGCCATTCGTGCAGGTCGGAACTTACCCGACAAGGAATTTCGCTACCTTAGGATGGTTATAGTTACCACCGCCGTTTACTGGCGCTTAAGTTCTCAGCTTCGCCACCCCGAAAGGTGACTAACCGGTCCCCTTAACGTTCCAGCACCGGGCAGGCGTCAGTCCGTATACATCGCCTTACAGCTTCGCACGGACCTGTGTTTTTAGTAAACAGTCGCTTCTCGCTGGTCTCTGCGGCCACCCCCAGCTCCAGCCGTAAAGGCCATCACCGGAAGCGGCCCCCCTTCTCCCGAAGTTACGGGGGCATTTTGCCGAGTTCCTTAACCATAGTTCACCCGAACGCCTCGGTATACTCTACCTGACCACCTGAGTCGGTTTAGGGTACGGGCCGCCATGAAACATCGCTAGAGGCTTTTCTCGACAGCATAGGATCATCCACTTCACCACAATCGGCTCGGCATCAGGTCTCACCCTTCACGGGAGACGGATTTACCTGCCTCCCAGGCCACACCCTTACCCCGGGACAACCACCGCCCGGGCTGGACTACCTTCCTGCGTCACCCCATCACTCACCTACTACAAGCTCGGATCACCGGCTCCACCACACCTTGTATCACCCGAAGGATCAACAAGGGGGCTTCACGGGCTTAGCATCACCTGATTCGATGTTTGGCGCCTCACAGCGGGTACCGGAATATCAACCGGTTATCCATCGACTACGCCTGTCGGCCTCGCCTTAGGCCCCGACTTACCCTGGGCAGATCAACTTGACCCAGGAACCCTTAGTCAATCGGCGCACACGTTTCCCACGTGTGTATCGCTACTCATGCCTGCATTCTCACTCGCGAACCGTCCACACCTCCCTTACGGGGATGCTTCACCCGGCACACGACGCTCCCCTACCCACCCCAGCCGGCGTTAGCCGTCATGCTGGAGTGACACGACTTCGGCGGTACGCTTGAGCCCCGCTACATTGTCGGCGCGGAATCACTTGACCAGTGAGCTATTACGCACTCTTTCAAGGATGGCTGCTTCTAAGCCAACCTCCTGGTTGTCTCTGCGACTCCACATCCTTTCCCACTTAGCATACGCTTAGGGGCCTTAGTCGATGCTCTGGGCTGTTTCCCTCTCGACCACGGAGCTTATCCCCCGCAGTCTCACTGCCGCGCTCAACTTACCGGCATTCGGAGTTTGGCTAAGGTCAGTAACCCGGTAAGGCCCATCGCCTATCCAGTAGCTCTACCTCCGGCAAGCAACACACGACGCTGCACCTAAATGCATTTCGGGGAGAACCAGCTATCACGGAGTTTGATTGGCCTTTCACCCCTAACCACAGGTCATCCCCCAGGTTTTCAACCCTGGTGGGTTCGGGCCTCCACGACCTCTTACAGCCGCTTCACCCTGCCCATGGCTAGATCACCCCGCTTCGGGTCTAGAGCGTGCAACTCAACGCCCAGCTAGGACTCGCTTTCGCTACGGCTACCCCACACGGGTTAACCTCGCTACACACCGCTAACTCGCAGGCTCATTCTTCAAAAGGCACGCAGTCACGACCGAAGTCCCCGAAAGAACAACGGCGACGCTCCCACGGCTTGTAGGCACACGGTTTCAGGTACTCTTTCACTCCGCTCCCGCGGTACTTTTCACCATTCCCTCACGGTACTATCCGCTATCGGTCACCAGGGAATATTTAGGCTTAGCGGGTGGTCCCGCCAGATTCACACGGGATTTCTCGGGCCCCGTGCTACTTGGGAAACAAACAAGCAAGCCGCCACGATTTCAGCTACGGGGGTCTTACCCTCTACGCCGGGCCTTTCGCATGCCCTTCGCCTATCGCAACGGTTTATCACTCACCTCACAGCCGGCAGACCATGAAAGTTCGCTCCCACAACCCCGCCTGCGCAACCCCTGCCGGGTATCACACACAAACGGTTTAGCCTCATCCAGTTTCGCTCGCCACTACTCCCGGAATCACTGTTGTTTTCTCTTCCTGCGGGTACTGAGATGTTTCACTTCCCCGCGTTCCCTCCCAACCGCCTATACATTCAGCAGCGGGTGACAGCCCATGACGACTGCCGGGTTTCCCCATTCGGACACCCCCGGATCACAGCTCGGTTGACAGCTCCCCGGGGCCTATCGCGGCCTCCCACGTCCTTCATCGGTTCCTGGTGCCAAGGCATCCACCATGCGCCCTTAAAAACTTGGCCACAGATGCTCGCGTCCACTGTGCAGTTCTCAAACAACAACCCATAAGAGAAACAGACACGCGTGTGCCCGAACTCTCAGATACCCAACAGTGTGCCGTGATGCGTAATCGATGTTCCACCCATGAGCTGGCCGTGCAAGACGCTTGCTTGCATGCGGCGCTGTGCTCCTTAGAAAGGAGGTGATCCAGCCGCACCTTCCGGTACGGCTACCTTGTTACGACTTCGTCCCAATCGCCAGTCCCACCTTCGACGGCTCCCTCCACAAGGGTTGGGCCACCGGCTTCGGGTGTTACCGACTTTCGTGACGTGACGGGCGGTGTGTACAAGGCCCGGGAACGTATTCACCGCAGCAATGCTGATCTGCGATTACTAGCGACTCCGACTTCATGGGGTCGAGTTGCAGACCCCAATCCGAACTGAGACCGGCTTTTTGAGATTCGCTCCACCTTGCGGTATCGCAGCTCATTGTACCGGCCATTGTAGCACGTGTGCAGCCCAAGACATAAGGGGCATGATGACTTGACGTCGTCCCCACCTTCCTCCGAGTTGACCCCGGCAGTCTCCCGTGAGTCCCCACCACCCCGAAGAGCGTGCTGGCAACACAGGACAAGGGTTGCGCTCGTTGCGGGACTTAACCCAACATCTCACGACACGAGCTGACGACAGCCATGCACCACCTGTACACCGACCACAAGGGGGACCGTGTCTCCACGGTTTTCCGGTGTATGTCAAGCCTTGGTAAGGTTCTTCGCGTTGCGTCGAATTAAGCCACATGCTCCGCCGCTTGTGCGGGCCCCCGTCAATTCCTTTGAGTTTTAGCCTTGCGGCCGTACTCCCCAGGCGGGGCACTTAATGCGTTAGCTACGGCACGGACGACGTGGAATGCCGCCCACACCTAGTGCCCACCGTTTACGGCGTGGACTACCAGGGTATCTAATCCTGTTTGCTCCCCACGCTTTCGCTCCTCAGCGTCAGTATCGGCCCAGAGATCCGCCTTCGCCACCGGTGTTCCTCCTGATATCTGCGCATTCCACCGCTACACCAGGAATTCCGATCTCCCCTACCGAACTCCAGCCTGCCCGTATCGAATGCAGACCCGGGGTTAAGCCCCGGGCTTTCACATCCGACGCGACAAGCCGCCTACGAGCTCTTTACGCCCAATAATTCCGGACAACGCTTGCGCCCTACGTATTACCGCGGCTGCTGGCACGTAGTTAGCCGGCGCTTCTTCTGCAGGTACCGTCACTTGCGCTTCTTCCCTGCTGAAAGAGGTTTACAACCCGAAGGCCGTCATCCCTCACGCGGCGTCGCTGCATCAGGCTTGCGCCCATTGTGCAATATTCCCCACTGCTGCCTCCCGTAGGAGTCTGGGCCGTGTCTCAGTCCCAGTGT
Proteins encoded:
- a CDS encoding NAD-dependent epimerase/dehydratase family protein; the encoded protein is MGRTVLVTGVARPLVGRLVRRLLREPDVDRVIGVDARAPEHQLGGADFVPADIRHPVLARILVEHGVDTVMHMDVTGTPLARGGRAAVKENNVIGSMQLLGACQQAPRVRRLVVKSTTSVYGSAPRDPAVFTESTPPKALPSGGFAKDAVEVEGYVRGFARRRPDVAVCVLRFANILGPRVDTPLAEYLALPALPTVLGYDPRLQFVHEDDVLDVLLLAAGEPRRGTINSGTFNIAGEGVLLLSQAARRLGRPTVPVPLPAVTWVGSALRSAGMTDFSPEQIRLLTHGRVVETTQMRELLGFTPEYSTVAAFADFAAGRAAGLLPPREVRRAVDAVGGLLGLAGARTPAQADGVAKEPVHDG
- a CDS encoding AURKAIP1/COX24 domain-containing protein — its product is MGSVIKKRRKRMAKKKHRKLLKRTRVQRRNKK
- a CDS encoding helix-turn-helix domain-containing protein, which produces MAASDKPLNEVVFLTVAEVAAVMRVSKMTVYRLVHSGHLPAIRVGRSFRVPEQAVHEYLRESYVGVESA
- a CDS encoding phosphatase — translated: MLTDAPFLRRHLLATGIAGPVATSRDKSLRRYQQFAARDPRVLLGLEPERDWSVAELLRLMAERCGTSGDPGRISGTEVIDPDRTIAALHAFAERLSDAVRDGEAVLFGTGHPDRLLGFYAPLAAALSAAGCVVLTPGEGRDVDITTRFGVRTYRLNYPGSVAVLGDPEPSAPPATRGVHTHSPLPLRAALGAAATTGGALPGLVVGDHGWACGAGQLGIEAIGLADADDPALFVAQVEGRLSVVVPLDDSVQPDSYGPVADYVLKHARLSL
- a CDS encoding acetoin utilization protein AcuC codes for the protein MSGRAHLMWDQAVTGYDFGPEHPMDPVRLALTMRLVEELGIDKAVDVVAAPAAGDSTLRLVHRQDYIDAVRQASVAPESADPAYGLGTMDVPGFMGMHEASALIAGQSLAGAEAVWEGRAVHAVNFAGGLHHAMPGAASGFCVYNDAALAIARLLELGVERVAYVDVDVHHGDGVQAAFWDDPRVLTVSLHEHPSTLFPQTGWPEETGGSGAEGQAVNVALPAGTGDAGWLRAFHAVVPELLRSWGPQVLVTQHGADTHAEDPLAHLAVSLDAQRAVMETCHALAHEYADGRWLSLGGGGYAVVDVVPRSWAHLCAISAGRPVSPVTEVPEVWRAEAARRTGQQAPYRMTDGRDASWADWEAGYDPASPLDRAVRAARRTVFPAHGLLP